Proteins from a genomic interval of Rosa chinensis cultivar Old Blush chromosome 2, RchiOBHm-V2, whole genome shotgun sequence:
- the LOC112187572 gene encoding uncharacterized protein LOC112187572 isoform X1, producing the protein MAVSSVGKWRRSIAVSAAMAPLPLSHTRSFRSDAALEALSKASDENVPYLLLYNYPCFSGAFSALFAHLFHSRLNLPLLSLPFSSVEPFRVDDLCTRGLERCYFLDFLGPKGFAVEFARRASCEVIAFDHRKSVLPEMPSDEDCPDNLTFRVNTEKSSSSAVYDYFSAKLADVECHNGMDASLLQVEDRDRVEMVLKYIEDGDLRRWSLPDIRAFNIGLSEWRSKLNCFTNPYMCEQLLEISATDVIAKGKSYISARQKAANKLLDKALKIRLGRGFYGECLGVRADGNSELSDEIGKQLSVKSAAAGLRPIGAVIFMQRRNLKMCLRSTDTATDTCEVAKAYGGGGTPSSSSFIIRMDEYNQWVSGNSR; encoded by the exons ATGGCTGTTTCGTCCGTtggaaaatggaggagaagcaTAGCAGTCTCAGCAGCAATGGCTCCTCTTCCTCTATCACATACCCGAAGCTTCCGATCAGACGCCGCCTTAGAAGCTCTATCCAAAGCCTCCGACGAAAACGTCCCCTACTTGCTTCTCTACAACTACCCTTGTTTCTCCGGCGCCTTCTCCGCTCTCTTTGCTCACCTCTTCCACTCTCGCCTTAACCTACCGCtcctctctctccctttctcttccgTCGAACCCTTCAG GGTCGATGATTTGTGTACTCGAGGACTGGAGAGGTGCTACTTCCTTGATTTTCTTGGCCCCAAAGGATTTGCGGTCGAGTTTGCAAGGAGAGCTTCGTGCGA GGTAATTGCTTTCGATCATCGAAAATCTGTACTACCGGAGATGCCCTCGGATGAGGATTGCCCGGACAATCTCACATTTCGAGTGAATACTGAAAAGAGTAGCTCTAGTGCTGTGTATGATTACTTCTCTGCTAAGCTTGCTGATGTTGAATGTCATAAT GGAATGGATGCAAGTTTGTTACAAGTTGAGGACAGGGATCGTGTGGAGATGGTGCTTAAGTACATTGAGGATGGAGATCTCCGTCGCTGGAGCTTACCGGATATTAGGGCGTTTAATATTGGACTTAGTGAATGGCGCTCAAAGTTGAATTGCTTTACTAATCCATACATGTGTGAACAG TTACTGGAGATAAGTGCTACGGATGTTATTGCTAAGGGAAAGTCATATATATCTGCTCGCCAAAAGGCTGCAAATAAGTTACTGGACAAAGCTCTGAAAATAAGGTTGGGCAGAGGATTTTATGGGGAGTGTCtg GGAGTGAGAGCTGATGGGAATTCCGAGTTAAGTGATGAAATTGGCAAGCAACTTAGTGTAAAAAGTGCCGCTGCTGGCCTAAG GCCTATAGGAGCTGTTATATTCATGCAACGGAGAAACCTCAAAATGTGCTTAAGGAGTACTGATACTGCTACTGATACCTGTGAAGTTGCAAAG GCATATGGAGGAGGGGGCACCCCAAGTTCGAGTTCCTTTATTATAAGGATGGATGAGTACAATCAGTGGGTTTCAGGAAACTCAAGATGA
- the LOC112187574 gene encoding uncharacterized protein At2g29880-like: protein MGDSQGNGKRKDYKTWNAEESNVLLQLMVEGAKLGLRDINGVISKQTVEAKLLPKLKEKLGCEISFSHYQSRVKWFKKQYTNYSQLMRHSSGFGWDPITKRFTADDEVWADYLKSHPTHGHFRSETFPDYEDLKIAVGNGTATGMGSISLGDDTDASTFGAEENGPWGIDGLVFDRNTNMFVQSENESSHQENSPSLSQQPSQGTNVDAPPHSRTQGKRSRTDYENNSGSKGATSQAEVLENLSSGIGKIVTSFDKICGLMEKRESRESDLLDAMNETPGLTDEACFMALDLLNTKAKQDFFLKMTPEQRHNWITYKQMQ, encoded by the exons ATGGGAGATTCACAAGGGAATGGTAAAAGAAAAGATTACAAAACTTGGAATGCTGAAGAGAGCAATGTTTTGCTTCAACTTATGGTTGAAGGCGCCAAACTTGGATTGCGTGATATTAATGGTGTGATAAGCAAACAAACAGTAGAGGCGAAGCTACTTCCTAAACTGAAGGAAAAACTTGGTTGTGAAATAAGTTTTAGTCATTACCAAAGTAGAGTGAAATGGTTTAAGAAACAATACACCAATTACTCTCAACTTATGCGTCATAGTTCTGGATTTGGGTGGGATCCGATCACAAAGAGATTCACTGCTGATGATGAAGTATGGGCAGATTATTTGAAG TCACATCCAACGCATGGGCACTTTCGGTCagaaacttttccagactatgagGACTTGAAAATTGCAGTTGGAAATGGAACTGCAACTGGAATGGGCTCAATCAGTTTAGGTGATGATACAGATGCCTCTACATTTGGAGCGGAAGAAAACGGACCTTGGGGAATTGATGGATTAGTTTTTGATCGAAATACTAACATGTTCGTGCAAAGTGAAAATGAGTCATCACACCAAGAAAACTCGCCATCTCTTTCACAACAACCCTCCCAAGGTACCAATGTAGATGCTCCACCACATAGCAGGACTCAAGGAAAACGGAGTAGGACTGACTATGAAAATAATAGCGGCTCAAAGGGGGCAACTAGTCAGGCTGAGGTTTTAGAAAACTTATCAAGTGGCATTGGTAAAATTGTCACAAGTTTTGATAAAATTTGTGGCTTAATggagaagagagaatcaagAGAGAGTGATCTTTTGGATGCTATGAACGAGACCCCAGGATTAACTGATGAGGCTTGCTTTATGGCTCTTGATTTGCTTAATACTAAAGCAAAGCAAGATTTCTTCTTGAAGATGACTCCTGAACAACGACATAATTGGATCACCTATAAACAAATGCAATAG
- the LOC112184096 gene encoding protein ALP1-like: MEFDFILFELQLVLNDFKLVLSLLAMSEMDMYGADEEEEQFYEAVKILLMAIQAVIYVLYELVFSIRGEHIRRPLTRRPVTSSGYIYMHNILDRDPQIFRDVYRMYPDVFRKLCSILKAKTPLRDTRHICVEEMLATFLLVVGQNNRYSEARLIFERSHFAVSRSFNKVLKALNTIAPQFMAKPESIPPNIRESTRFYPYFKDCVGAIDGTHIPATVVGREFIYVISGWEGSAHDSKVLNDAISRLNGLKVPPGKYYLGDCGFPNRRRFLAPFRGTRYHLKDFGGEGNHPVNAIELFNLRHASLRNVIERIFGTFKSRFTIFKSAPPFLYKTQAELVLACAGLHNFLRQECRSDEFPPEPEEDPIDNHEDNFEWDDFQTQDQQRENANEWRMSIATHMWTDAQPNANNENNDNQESENEGEE; encoded by the exons atggagtttgattttattttgtttgaattgCAGCTTGTTTTGAATGATTTTAAACTG GTGCTTTCTCTATTAGCAATGTCTGAAATGGACATGTATGGagctgatgaagaggaagagcagTTTTACGAGGCTGTTAAGATATTATTAATGGCAATACAAGCAGTGATTTATGTGTTATACGAACTTGTGTTCAGCATACGTGGTGAACATATTAGACGTCCGCTGACTCGTCGACCAGTGACATCAAGTGGATACATATATATGCACAACATATTGGACAGAGACCCTCAAATCTTTAGAGATGTGTATAGAATGTATCCTGACGTGTTTCGAAAATTATGTAGCATCCTAAAAGCGAAAACACCTTTACGGGATACAAGACACATTTGTGTTGAAGAAATGCTTGCAACCTTTTTACTAGTTGTCGGCCAAAATAATCGATACAGTGAAGCTCGGCTGATATTTGAGCGATCTCATTTTGCTGTTAGCAGAAGTTTCAACAAAGTCTTGAAGGCCTTGAATACAATAGCACCACAGTTTATGGCTAAACCTGAATCCATACCACCTAACATAAGAGAAAGTACAAGGTTCTATCCTTACTTTAAG gaTTGTGTCGGAGCTATAGATGGCACGCATATTCCTGCAACGGTAGTTGGACGTGAG TTCATATATGTGATTAGTGGATGGGAGGGTTCCGCTCATGATTCAAAAGTGTTGAATGATGCGATTTCTAGACTAAATGGACTCAAAGTGCCACCAG gtaAATATTACTTAGGGGACTGTGGATTCCCAAATCGACGTCGGTTCCTAGCTCCATTTCGAGGTACTCGATATCACCTCAAAGATTttggtggtgaaggaaatcatccTGTCAATGCAATTGAGTTATTCAATCTTCGCCATGCTTCCTTGAGGAACGTAATTGAGAGAATATTTGGAACATTTAAGTCGcgtttcacaatcttcaaatcAGCACCACCATTTTTATATAAGACACAAGCAGAACTAGTTTTGGCTTGTGCAGGACTGCACAATTTTCTTCGACAGGAATGTCGTTCAGATGAATTTCCTCCTGAACCAGAAGAAGATCCGATAGACAATCACGAAGATAATTTTGAATGGGATGATTTTCAAACCCAAGATCAGCAAAGAGAGAATGCTAATGAATGGAGAATGAGTATTGCTACTCATATGTGGACAGATGCCCAACCAAAtgccaacaatgaaaacaatgacaatcaagaaagtgaaaatgaggGAGAAGAATAA
- the LOC112190602 gene encoding 26S proteasome non-ATPase regulatory subunit 12 homolog A isoform X1, whose product MEGGSDLDAQIEKLLNVEKQMRLSGDVAGTRKAVTDILELCFKAGAWKTLNDQILVLSKRRGQLKQAVTALVQQAMQYIDQTPDLETRIELIKTLNNVSAGKIYVEIERARLIKRLAKIKEEQGLIAEAADLMQETAVETFGAMAKTEKIAFILEQVRLCEDRQDYVRAQILSRKISPRVFDVDTSKEKKKPKEGDNVVEEAPADVPSLLELKRIYYELMIRYYSHNNDYLEICRCYKAIYEIPSVKEDPAQWIPILRKICWYLVLSPYDPMQSSLLNSTLEDKNLSEIPNFRLLLKQVVTMEVIQWTTLWNKFKDEFENEKNMLGGSLGDKAAEDLKQRIIEHNILVVSKYYSRVTLKRLAELLCLSIQEAEKHLSEMVVSKALVAKIDRPIGIICFRTAKDSNNVLNSWATNLEKLLDLVEKSCHQIHKETMVHKTALKV is encoded by the exons ATG GAAGGAGGAAGTGACTTAGATGCCCAAATAGAGAAATTGCTGAATGTGGAGAAACAAATGAGACTCTCTGGTGATGTGGCGGGAACCAGGAAGGCTGTCACTGACATTCTTGAGCTTTGCTTTAAAGCAGGTGCTTGGAAGACCCTCAATGACCAGATTCTGGTCTTGTCCAAACGCCGTGGTCAGCTCAAGCAG GCCGTAACTGCATTGGTCCAGCAAGCAATGCAATATATTGATCAGACACCTGATCTTGAAACTCGTATAGAGCTGATTAAAACACTAAATAATGTTTCTGCTGGGAAG ATATATGTTGAAATTGAGAGAGCACGGTTAATCAAAAGACTTGCAAAGATCAAGGAAGAGCAAGGGCTTATTGCTGAAGCTGCTGATTTGATGCAAGAAACTGCG GTGGAAACATTTGGTGCTATGGCAAAAACTGAGAAGATTGCATTCATTCTTGAACAA GTTCGTTTGTGTGAAGACCGTCAGGATTATGTTCGTGCTCAAATACTGTCGAGGAAGATTAGTCCAAGGGTGTTTGATGTTGatacttcaaaagaaaagaaaaaacccaaGGAAGGTGATAATGTTGTTGAAGAAGCTCCTGCTGATGTACCATCGCTCTTGGAGTTGAAGCGGATCTACTATGAATTAATGATACG GTATTATTCTCATAACAATGATTACCTTGAGATTTGCCGTTGCTATAAGGCGATATACGAGATCCCTTCTGTTAAAGAGGATCCAGCTCAGTGGATACCG ATATTGAGGAAAATCTGTTGGTACTTGGTTCTGTCACCATACGATCCAATGCAGTCAAGCCTTCTTAATTCCACCCTGGAGGATAAGAATCTTTCAGAGATTCCAAATTTTAG GTTACTTTTGAAACAAGTGGTAACCATGGAGGTCATACAATGGACCACACTCTGGAATAAGTTCAAGGATGAGTTTGAGAATGAGAAGAACATGCTTGGAGGTTCTTTGGGTGACAAAGCAGCTGAAGATCTAAAGCAGAGGATAATTGAACAT AACATTCTAGTTGTTTCAAAGTATTACTCGAGGGTTACTTTGAAGAGACTTGCAGAGCTGCTCTGTCTAAGTATCCAG GAAGCTGAGAAGCATCTTTCAGAAATGGTTGTGTCCAAGGCGCTGGTGGCCAAGATTGACAGGCCAATAGGCATAATTTGTTTCCGAACTGCGAAAGATAGTAACAACGTTCTTAATTCGTGGGCTACAAACTTGGAGAAGCTGCTTGATCTTGTTGAGAAGAGCTGCCACCAAATACACAAAGAAACAATGGTTCACAAGACAGCTCTGAAGGTGTGA
- the LOC112187572 gene encoding uncharacterized protein LOC112187572 isoform X5: MAVSSVGKWRRSIAVSAAMAPLPLSHTRSFRSDAALEALSKASDENVPYLLLYNYPCFSGAFSALFAHLFHSRLNLPLLSLPFSSVEPFRVDDLCTRGLERCYFLDFLGPKGFAVEFARRASCEVIAFDHRKSVLPEMPSDEDCPDNLTFRVNTEKSSSSAVYDYFSAKLADVECHNGMDASLLQVEDRDRVEMVLKYIEDGDLRRWSLPDIRAFNIGLSEWRSKLNCFTNPYMCEQLLEISATDVIAKGKSYISARQKAANKLLDKALKIRLGRGFYGECLGVRADGNSELSDEIGKQLSVKSAAAGLRSCYIHATEKPQNVLKEY, from the exons ATGGCTGTTTCGTCCGTtggaaaatggaggagaagcaTAGCAGTCTCAGCAGCAATGGCTCCTCTTCCTCTATCACATACCCGAAGCTTCCGATCAGACGCCGCCTTAGAAGCTCTATCCAAAGCCTCCGACGAAAACGTCCCCTACTTGCTTCTCTACAACTACCCTTGTTTCTCCGGCGCCTTCTCCGCTCTCTTTGCTCACCTCTTCCACTCTCGCCTTAACCTACCGCtcctctctctccctttctcttccgTCGAACCCTTCAG GGTCGATGATTTGTGTACTCGAGGACTGGAGAGGTGCTACTTCCTTGATTTTCTTGGCCCCAAAGGATTTGCGGTCGAGTTTGCAAGGAGAGCTTCGTGCGA GGTAATTGCTTTCGATCATCGAAAATCTGTACTACCGGAGATGCCCTCGGATGAGGATTGCCCGGACAATCTCACATTTCGAGTGAATACTGAAAAGAGTAGCTCTAGTGCTGTGTATGATTACTTCTCTGCTAAGCTTGCTGATGTTGAATGTCATAAT GGAATGGATGCAAGTTTGTTACAAGTTGAGGACAGGGATCGTGTGGAGATGGTGCTTAAGTACATTGAGGATGGAGATCTCCGTCGCTGGAGCTTACCGGATATTAGGGCGTTTAATATTGGACTTAGTGAATGGCGCTCAAAGTTGAATTGCTTTACTAATCCATACATGTGTGAACAG TTACTGGAGATAAGTGCTACGGATGTTATTGCTAAGGGAAAGTCATATATATCTGCTCGCCAAAAGGCTGCAAATAAGTTACTGGACAAAGCTCTGAAAATAAGGTTGGGCAGAGGATTTTATGGGGAGTGTCtg GGAGTGAGAGCTGATGGGAATTCCGAGTTAAGTGATGAAATTGGCAAGCAACTTAGTGTAAAAAGTGCCGCTGCTGGCCTAAG GAGCTGTTATATTCATGCAACGGAGAAACCTCAAAATGTGCTTAAGGAGTACTGA
- the LOC112187572 gene encoding uncharacterized protein LOC112187572 isoform X2, with the protein MAVSSVGKWRRSIAVSAAMAPLPLSHTRSFRSDAALEALSKASDENVPYLLLYNYPCFSGAFSALFAHLFHSRLNLPLLSLPFSSVEPFRVDDLCTRGLERCYFLDFLGPKGFAVEFARRASCEVIAFDHRKSVLPEMPSDEDCPDNLTFRVNTEKSSSSAVYDYFSAKLADVECHNGMDASLLQVEDRDRVEMVLKYIEDGDLRRWSLPDIRAFNIGLSEWRSKLNCFTNPYMCEQLLEISATDVIAKGKSYISARQKAANKLLDKALKIRLGRGFYGECLGVRADGNSELSDEIGKQLSVKSAAAGLSFGGPHYIRIDSTNIFKQLWSSLIFSCQAYRSCYIHATEKPQNVLKEY; encoded by the exons ATGGCTGTTTCGTCCGTtggaaaatggaggagaagcaTAGCAGTCTCAGCAGCAATGGCTCCTCTTCCTCTATCACATACCCGAAGCTTCCGATCAGACGCCGCCTTAGAAGCTCTATCCAAAGCCTCCGACGAAAACGTCCCCTACTTGCTTCTCTACAACTACCCTTGTTTCTCCGGCGCCTTCTCCGCTCTCTTTGCTCACCTCTTCCACTCTCGCCTTAACCTACCGCtcctctctctccctttctcttccgTCGAACCCTTCAG GGTCGATGATTTGTGTACTCGAGGACTGGAGAGGTGCTACTTCCTTGATTTTCTTGGCCCCAAAGGATTTGCGGTCGAGTTTGCAAGGAGAGCTTCGTGCGA GGTAATTGCTTTCGATCATCGAAAATCTGTACTACCGGAGATGCCCTCGGATGAGGATTGCCCGGACAATCTCACATTTCGAGTGAATACTGAAAAGAGTAGCTCTAGTGCTGTGTATGATTACTTCTCTGCTAAGCTTGCTGATGTTGAATGTCATAAT GGAATGGATGCAAGTTTGTTACAAGTTGAGGACAGGGATCGTGTGGAGATGGTGCTTAAGTACATTGAGGATGGAGATCTCCGTCGCTGGAGCTTACCGGATATTAGGGCGTTTAATATTGGACTTAGTGAATGGCGCTCAAAGTTGAATTGCTTTACTAATCCATACATGTGTGAACAG TTACTGGAGATAAGTGCTACGGATGTTATTGCTAAGGGAAAGTCATATATATCTGCTCGCCAAAAGGCTGCAAATAAGTTACTGGACAAAGCTCTGAAAATAAGGTTGGGCAGAGGATTTTATGGGGAGTGTCtg GGAGTGAGAGCTGATGGGAATTCCGAGTTAAGTGATGAAATTGGCAAGCAACTTAGTGTAAAAAGTGCCGCTGCTGGCCTAAG TTTTGGAGGCCCTCATTATATCAGAATTGATTCTACAAACATTTTCAAACAGCTCTGGAGCTCACTCATTTTCTCATGCCAGG CCTATAGGAGCTGTTATATTCATGCAACGGAGAAACCTCAAAATGTGCTTAAGGAGTACTGA
- the LOC112190602 gene encoding 26S proteasome non-ATPase regulatory subunit 12 homolog A isoform X2, giving the protein MEGGSDLDAQIEKLLNVEKQMRLSGDVAGTRKAVTDILELCFKAGAWKTLNDQILVLSKRRGQLKQAVTALVQQAMQYIDQTPDLETRIELIKTLNNVSAGKIYVEIKEEQGLIAEAADLMQETAVETFGAMAKTEKIAFILEQVRLCEDRQDYVRAQILSRKISPRVFDVDTSKEKKKPKEGDNVVEEAPADVPSLLELKRIYYELMIRYYSHNNDYLEICRCYKAIYEIPSVKEDPAQWIPILRKICWYLVLSPYDPMQSSLLNSTLEDKNLSEIPNFRLLLKQVVTMEVIQWTTLWNKFKDEFENEKNMLGGSLGDKAAEDLKQRIIEHNILVVSKYYSRVTLKRLAELLCLSIQEAEKHLSEMVVSKALVAKIDRPIGIICFRTAKDSNNVLNSWATNLEKLLDLVEKSCHQIHKETMVHKTALKV; this is encoded by the exons ATG GAAGGAGGAAGTGACTTAGATGCCCAAATAGAGAAATTGCTGAATGTGGAGAAACAAATGAGACTCTCTGGTGATGTGGCGGGAACCAGGAAGGCTGTCACTGACATTCTTGAGCTTTGCTTTAAAGCAGGTGCTTGGAAGACCCTCAATGACCAGATTCTGGTCTTGTCCAAACGCCGTGGTCAGCTCAAGCAG GCCGTAACTGCATTGGTCCAGCAAGCAATGCAATATATTGATCAGACACCTGATCTTGAAACTCGTATAGAGCTGATTAAAACACTAAATAATGTTTCTGCTGGGAAG ATATATGTTGAA ATCAAGGAAGAGCAAGGGCTTATTGCTGAAGCTGCTGATTTGATGCAAGAAACTGCG GTGGAAACATTTGGTGCTATGGCAAAAACTGAGAAGATTGCATTCATTCTTGAACAA GTTCGTTTGTGTGAAGACCGTCAGGATTATGTTCGTGCTCAAATACTGTCGAGGAAGATTAGTCCAAGGGTGTTTGATGTTGatacttcaaaagaaaagaaaaaacccaaGGAAGGTGATAATGTTGTTGAAGAAGCTCCTGCTGATGTACCATCGCTCTTGGAGTTGAAGCGGATCTACTATGAATTAATGATACG GTATTATTCTCATAACAATGATTACCTTGAGATTTGCCGTTGCTATAAGGCGATATACGAGATCCCTTCTGTTAAAGAGGATCCAGCTCAGTGGATACCG ATATTGAGGAAAATCTGTTGGTACTTGGTTCTGTCACCATACGATCCAATGCAGTCAAGCCTTCTTAATTCCACCCTGGAGGATAAGAATCTTTCAGAGATTCCAAATTTTAG GTTACTTTTGAAACAAGTGGTAACCATGGAGGTCATACAATGGACCACACTCTGGAATAAGTTCAAGGATGAGTTTGAGAATGAGAAGAACATGCTTGGAGGTTCTTTGGGTGACAAAGCAGCTGAAGATCTAAAGCAGAGGATAATTGAACAT AACATTCTAGTTGTTTCAAAGTATTACTCGAGGGTTACTTTGAAGAGACTTGCAGAGCTGCTCTGTCTAAGTATCCAG GAAGCTGAGAAGCATCTTTCAGAAATGGTTGTGTCCAAGGCGCTGGTGGCCAAGATTGACAGGCCAATAGGCATAATTTGTTTCCGAACTGCGAAAGATAGTAACAACGTTCTTAATTCGTGGGCTACAAACTTGGAGAAGCTGCTTGATCTTGTTGAGAAGAGCTGCCACCAAATACACAAAGAAACAATGGTTCACAAGACAGCTCTGAAGGTGTGA
- the LOC112187572 gene encoding uncharacterized protein LOC112187572 isoform X4, translating into MAVSSVGKWRRSIAVSAAMAPLPLSHTRSFRSDAALEALSKASDENVPYLLLYNYPCFSGAFSALFAHLFHSRLNLPLLSLPFSSVEPFRVDDLCTRGLERCYFLDFLGPKGFAVEFARRASCEVIAFDHRKSVLPEMPSDEDCPDNLTFRVNTEKSSSSAVYDYFSAKLADVECHNGMDASLLQVEDRDRVEMVLKYIEDGDLRRWSLPDIRAFNIGLSEWRSKLNCFTNPYMCEQLLEISATDVIAKGKSYISARQKAANKLLDKALKIRLGRGFYGECLGVRADGNSELSDEIGKQLSVKSAAAGLRNCNLMLLVAYMDWKKAALQMVLLYLPRKNLFFAP; encoded by the exons ATGGCTGTTTCGTCCGTtggaaaatggaggagaagcaTAGCAGTCTCAGCAGCAATGGCTCCTCTTCCTCTATCACATACCCGAAGCTTCCGATCAGACGCCGCCTTAGAAGCTCTATCCAAAGCCTCCGACGAAAACGTCCCCTACTTGCTTCTCTACAACTACCCTTGTTTCTCCGGCGCCTTCTCCGCTCTCTTTGCTCACCTCTTCCACTCTCGCCTTAACCTACCGCtcctctctctccctttctcttccgTCGAACCCTTCAG GGTCGATGATTTGTGTACTCGAGGACTGGAGAGGTGCTACTTCCTTGATTTTCTTGGCCCCAAAGGATTTGCGGTCGAGTTTGCAAGGAGAGCTTCGTGCGA GGTAATTGCTTTCGATCATCGAAAATCTGTACTACCGGAGATGCCCTCGGATGAGGATTGCCCGGACAATCTCACATTTCGAGTGAATACTGAAAAGAGTAGCTCTAGTGCTGTGTATGATTACTTCTCTGCTAAGCTTGCTGATGTTGAATGTCATAAT GGAATGGATGCAAGTTTGTTACAAGTTGAGGACAGGGATCGTGTGGAGATGGTGCTTAAGTACATTGAGGATGGAGATCTCCGTCGCTGGAGCTTACCGGATATTAGGGCGTTTAATATTGGACTTAGTGAATGGCGCTCAAAGTTGAATTGCTTTACTAATCCATACATGTGTGAACAG TTACTGGAGATAAGTGCTACGGATGTTATTGCTAAGGGAAAGTCATATATATCTGCTCGCCAAAAGGCTGCAAATAAGTTACTGGACAAAGCTCTGAAAATAAGGTTGGGCAGAGGATTTTATGGGGAGTGTCtg GGAGTGAGAGCTGATGGGAATTCCGAGTTAAGTGATGAAATTGGCAAGCAACTTAGTGTAAAAAGTGCCGCTGCTGGCCTAAG GAATTGTAATTTGATGCTGTTGGTGGCATATATGGACTGGAAGAAGGCTGCTTTACAAATGGTCCTACTGTACCTCCCAAGGAAGAACCTCTTCTTTGCACCTTAG
- the LOC112187572 gene encoding uncharacterized protein LOC112187572 isoform X3 — MAVSSVGKWRRSIAVSAAMAPLPLSHTRSFRSDAALEALSKASDENVPYLLLYNYPCFSGAFSALFAHLFHSRLNLPLLSLPFSSVEPFRVDDLCTRGLERCYFLDFLGPKGFAVEFARRASCEVIAFDHRKSVLPEMPSDEDCPDNLTFRVNTEKSSSSAVYDYFSAKLADVECHNGMDASLLQVEDRDRVEMVLKYIEDGDLRRWSLPDIRAFNIGLSEWRSKLNCFTNPYMCEQLLEISATDVIAKGKSYISARQKAANKLLDKALKIRLGRGFYGECLGVRADGNSELSDEIGKQLSVKSAAAGLRPIGAVIFMQRRNLKMCLRSTDTATDTCEVAKWNF, encoded by the exons ATGGCTGTTTCGTCCGTtggaaaatggaggagaagcaTAGCAGTCTCAGCAGCAATGGCTCCTCTTCCTCTATCACATACCCGAAGCTTCCGATCAGACGCCGCCTTAGAAGCTCTATCCAAAGCCTCCGACGAAAACGTCCCCTACTTGCTTCTCTACAACTACCCTTGTTTCTCCGGCGCCTTCTCCGCTCTCTTTGCTCACCTCTTCCACTCTCGCCTTAACCTACCGCtcctctctctccctttctcttccgTCGAACCCTTCAG GGTCGATGATTTGTGTACTCGAGGACTGGAGAGGTGCTACTTCCTTGATTTTCTTGGCCCCAAAGGATTTGCGGTCGAGTTTGCAAGGAGAGCTTCGTGCGA GGTAATTGCTTTCGATCATCGAAAATCTGTACTACCGGAGATGCCCTCGGATGAGGATTGCCCGGACAATCTCACATTTCGAGTGAATACTGAAAAGAGTAGCTCTAGTGCTGTGTATGATTACTTCTCTGCTAAGCTTGCTGATGTTGAATGTCATAAT GGAATGGATGCAAGTTTGTTACAAGTTGAGGACAGGGATCGTGTGGAGATGGTGCTTAAGTACATTGAGGATGGAGATCTCCGTCGCTGGAGCTTACCGGATATTAGGGCGTTTAATATTGGACTTAGTGAATGGCGCTCAAAGTTGAATTGCTTTACTAATCCATACATGTGTGAACAG TTACTGGAGATAAGTGCTACGGATGTTATTGCTAAGGGAAAGTCATATATATCTGCTCGCCAAAAGGCTGCAAATAAGTTACTGGACAAAGCTCTGAAAATAAGGTTGGGCAGAGGATTTTATGGGGAGTGTCtg GGAGTGAGAGCTGATGGGAATTCCGAGTTAAGTGATGAAATTGGCAAGCAACTTAGTGTAAAAAGTGCCGCTGCTGGCCTAAG GCCTATAGGAGCTGTTATATTCATGCAACGGAGAAACCTCAAAATGTGCTTAAGGAGTACTGATACTGCTACTGATACCTGTGAAGTTGCAAAG TGGAACTTCTAA